In the genome of Actinomycetota bacterium, the window CCGCGTGAACGGCATCTGCATCAAGGGAGCCCGTACACGCCACCCGATCACCCACGAGCACCAGTGGCAACTCTGCACCTCTCACCAGTGCATCGATCGCCGCGTCCCGCTCGGCGCCGACAAGGTGATACAGGCTCGTCTCCGCAACCACCACCAGTTGCGGCGCGCGCTCGTTTAGTTGTGCCTCCAGCACGTGGAGGCGCCACTGCAGCGGCATCTCTCAAGTCGCACCCTCGGTGATCTCACCGAGCAACGACTCGGGCGTGTCGCAGCAGTCGGATCCGCTGCCTCAACCGCAGGCCGGCTCCGGCACCACGCGGACGACAAGCTCTTCCATACGTCCCCCTTAGGACATCATGCGAGATAGACAAGGTAGGCTGCGGCGCCCAGGAGCCCCACGCCGCCGATCTTCGTGAGGATTGGCGTCACACGCGACACCTTTCGCATCAGACCGAGTGAGCCCGAGGCGAGGCCGAGCAGCAGCAGCGGCACTCCCTTTCCAAGGCCGTACACGAACAGAAGTGCGCCGCCCTTTGCAGCGCTGCCGGTCGTCGCAGCTATCGCTGCTATGGCAGCGAGGATCGGCGTCGAACACGGGGACGCCACGAGACCGAACAGCATCCCGAATATGAAAGCACCGATGACGCCTCGCCGCTCCGGCCGCTTCAGCGGCATCAGAGCGTTGAGCCTGTCCACCGGCAGATGGATCAGTTCCAGCAACTGCAGCGCGATGACCACGCAGATCGCCGCGATCACGTAGTATGCCCACGCGCCGAACAGGAGGGCTCGCCCGAGGAATCCTGCGACCGCCCCGATGACCGCGAACACCATGCTCATACCGAGCACGAAGACCATCGAGAGCCCCAACGCCCGCGCGAGAACCGCTCGTGGCTTCGCCTCCTCGGCATCCCGAGTGACCATGCCGGTGACATAGCCGAAGACCGCGGGCAGCATC includes:
- a CDS encoding sulfite exporter TauE/SafE family protein — encoded protein: MNIESLASGLTSGNVGGIAAFGVAFLGGLVAGFGPCILPMLPAVFGYVTGMVTRDAEEAKPRAVLARALGLSMVFVLGMSMVFAVIGAVAGFLGRALLFGAWAYYVIAAICVVIALQLLELIHLPVDRLNALMPLKRPERRGVIGAFIFGMLFGLVASPCSTPILAAIAAIAATTGSAAKGGALLFVYGLGKGVPLLLLGLASGSLGLMRKVSRVTPILTKIGGVGLLGAAAYLVYLA